In Carya illinoinensis cultivar Pawnee chromosome 7, C.illinoinensisPawnee_v1, whole genome shotgun sequence, the following are encoded in one genomic region:
- the LOC122316473 gene encoding pentatricopeptide repeat-containing protein At3g12770-like: protein MPYAIDCRPFVYRFLSLLQEFSNSLILVKSIHAQTITNPVLEDQFLATKLVRTYCDLGHVGDARHVFVQFSHPRTILCNAMVGGYVRNERYHETLELFKLMGSGNMEIDSYTCNFALRACMGLFDYKMGREVIRRAAEKGLESDPFLGSSIINFLVKFGSIDEARRVFDAMPERDVVCWNSMIGGCVQACHSNEAFDLFFDMRRLGIRPSPVTMVSLIQACVEARYLKLGECVHGCVLGLGMGGDVLVLTSLVDMYSKMGYVEIARWVFDSMPTRNLVSWNAMMSGFVQNGLVREAVDLFRRLVYSGGGFDSGTMVCLLQGCAQTADLGGGKVLHGCMYRKGLSSDLILSTAIVDLYSKCGALKQASNVFDRMKHRNVVTWTAMLVGLAQNGHAEDTLNLFSQMQEEGVAANSVTLVSLIHSCAHLGSLKKGRSVHSHLIRNGFAFDVVNVTALIDMYAKCGKINSAERVFGSGLLSRDVILWNSMITGYGMHGQGHQAVGVYQKMIEQGLKPNQTTFVALLTACSHSGLVEDGIILFHKMEGAHNIRPTEKHYACFVDLLSRAGRIEEAEALVRKMPFQPGSAVLEALLSGCRTHRNIDIGIQTADRLLHLDSMNPGIYVVLSNIYAEARRWDAVNYIRGLMRSRGLKKTPGYSSIEVGNQVYTFFAGDYSHPRWAYIYQFLESLRLEVEASGYVPDTSCVLRDIEEPMKVKLLWGHSERLAIAFGLLSTPAGSLIRITKNLRICTDCHVVTKYISKIVEREIIVRDANRFHHFFDGKCSCNGYW from the coding sequence ATGCCCTATGCAATCGATTGCCGTCCATTTGTTTACAGATTCTTGTCGCTTTTACAAGAATTCTCAAATAGCCTCATCCTGGTCAAGTCCATCCATGCTCAGACTATCACCAATCCCGTTCTCGAAGATCAGTTTTTGGCTACAAAACTTGTCAGGACGTATTGTGATCTGGGACACGTGGGCGATGCTCGTCACGTGTTTGTTCAATTTTCTCATCCGAGAACTATTCTATGCAATGCCATGGTTGGTGGGTATGTGAGAAATGAGAGGTACCATGAGACCCTTGAGTTGTTTAAATTGATGGGGTCTGGCAATATGGAGATTGATAGTTATACATGCAATTTTGCGCTCAGGGCATGCATGGGCTTATTTGATTATAAAATGGGCAGGGAAGTAATTAGAAGGGCGGCCGAAAAAGGACTTGAAAGTGACCCTTTTTTGGGGAGTTCGATTATTAATTTCTTGGTGAAATTTGGTAGTATTGATGAAGCACGAAGGGTCTTTGACGCAATGCCTGAGAGGGATGTTGTTTGTTGGAACTCTATGATCGGTGGGTGTGTGCAGGCATGCCACTCTAATGAggcttttgatttgttttttgataTGCGTCGTTTGGGGATTAGGCCAAGTCCCGTAACTATGGTAAGTTTGATCCAAGCTTGTGTAGAAGCAAGATATTTGAAACTTGGCGAATGTGTTCATGGGTGTGTACTTGGATTAGGAATGGGCGGTGATGTTTTGGTGCTTACCTCATTGGTTGATATGTATAGTAAGATGGGTTATGTTGAAATTGCTCGTTGGGTTTTTGATAGCATGCCCACAAGAAATTTGGTATCGTGGAATGCTATGATGTCAGGATTTGTTCAAAATGGTTTGGTGCGAGAAGCTGTTGACCTCTTTCGCAGGTTGGTATATAGTGGTGGTGGGTTTGATTCAGGAACCATGGTTTGCCTCCTTCAGGGTTGTGCTCAAACGGCTGATTTGGGCGGTGGAAAAGTCCTCCATGGTTGTATGTATAGGAAGGGTCTTAGTTCGGATCTCATTTTGTCTACTGCAATTGTTGATCTGTATTCTAAATGCGGCGCCTTGAAGCAGGCATCCAATGTCTTTGATAGAATGAAACACAGGAATGTGGTTACTTGGACTGCCATGCTAGTAGGGCTAGCACAGAATGGGCATGCCGAAGATACCCTGAATTTATTTAGTCAGATGCAAGAAGAGGGAGTTGCAGCCAATTCTGTCACCCTTGTCAGTTTGATCCATTCGTGTGCCCACCTAGGCTCtttgaagaaaggaagaagCGTCCATTCTCATTTAATTCGCAATGGTTTTGCATTTGATGTAGTTAATGTGACAGCCCTGATTGATATGTATGCCAAGTGTGGAAAGATAAACTCTGCTGAGAGAGTATTTGGCAGTGGGCTCCTCTCTAGAGATGTTATTCTATGGAACTCGATGATAACAGGATATGGGATGCATGGCCAAGGGCATCAAGCTGTTGGtgtctatcaaaaaatgatagagcAGGGGCTGAAGCCAAATCAAACCACCTTTGTTGCTCTTCTCACTGCTTGTAGTCACTCGGGGCTTGTGGAAGATGGCATTATTTTGTTTCACAAAATGGAGGGAGCCCATAACATTAGGCCTACTGAGAAGCACTACGCTTGTTTTGTGGATCTTCTTAGCCGGGCTGGCCGTATTGAGGAAGCCGAGGCATTAGTCAGAAAAATGCCTTTTCAACCGGGCAGTGCCGTGCTTGAAGCTTTACTGAGTGGATGTCGAACTCACAGAAACATTGATATCGGAATTCAAACAGCAGATAGATTACTTCATTTAGATTCTATGAATCCTGGAATTTACGTTGTGCTATCAAACATATATGCTGAAGCAAGGAGATGGGATGCAGTAAATTACATTCGAGGCCTCATGAGATCACGGGGTCTGAAAAAAACACCTGGCTATAGTTCCATTGAAGTAGGAAACCAGGTCTACACATTTTTTGCAGGAGATTATAGTCATCCAAGGTGGGCATATATTTATCAGTTTTTGGAAAGTTTGAGGCTGGAGGTTGAGGCTTCTGGTTATGTGCCAGATACCAGTTGTGTTCTGCGTGATATAGAGGAGCCAATGAAGGTTAAGTTGCTCTGGGGCCATAGTGAGAGATTAGCCATTGCTTTTGGTCTTTTAAGCACGCCAGCTGGGAGCTTGATTAGGATCACCAAGAATCTGCGCATTTGCACCGACTGTCATGTTGTGACCAAATATATATCTAAGATTGTCGAGAGGGAAATCATTGTAAGAGATGCCAATCGTTTCCATCACTTTTTTGATGGGAAATGCTCCTGCAATGGCTACTGGTGA
- the LOC122315736 gene encoding probable nucleolar protein 5-2 → MILLFETPAGFALFKVLDEGKLNKVEDLWKEFSSAETARQVVKLKAFSKFENTSEALEAATLLIDSKPSKGLRKFLRAHCSGETLAVADSKLGNIIKDKLKIECVHNQAVMELMRGVRHQMTELISGLGVQDLAPMSLGLSHSLSRYKLKFSADKVDTMIIQAIGLLDDLDKELNTYAMRVREWYGWHFPELTKIIADNIHYAKTVKLMGDRTNAAKLDFSEILSDEVETELKEAAMISMGTEISDLDLVNIKELCDQVLSLSEYRAQLYEYLKNRMNMIAPNLTVLVGELVGARLIAHGGSLLNLSKQPGSTIQILGAEKALFRALKTKHATPKYGLIYHASLVGQAPPKFKGKISRSLAAKTALAIRYDALGDDQDNSLGLENRAKVEARLRNLEGRELGRFSGSAKGKPKIEVYDKDRKKGAGGLITAAKTYNPSADSLLGKMANTAAGNGEETVPKKRKAEEPTLTGEGAEAPATSKKEKKKKEKKEKKKVDEAETAMPIDGNEHAEEKEAGTKEKKKKKKKHSDEDAGTQNRDENVDSSEKKKKKKRKHAEQEESSELPSKNKKKKKKSKD, encoded by the exons ATGATTCTGTTGTTTGAAACTCCGGCGGGTTTCGCCCTCTTCAAGGTTTTGGATGAAGGGAAGCTCAACAAAGTTGag GACCTGTGGAAGGAGTTTTCCAGTGCAGAGACAGCTAGACAG GTGGTGAAGCTGAAAGCATTTTCCAAGTTTGAGAATACGTCAGAAGCTTTGGAAGCAGCGACCCTGTTGATTGATAGCAAACCCAGCAAGGGATTGCGGAAGTTCTTGCGTGCACACTGCAGTGGTGAAACATTGGCTGTGGCTGATTCAAAGCTTGGGAACATCATTAAGGACAAACTA aaaatagaatgCGTCCACAACCAGGCTGTTATGGAGTTGATGAGAGGTGTCAGACATCAGATGACTGAGCTCATATCTGGCCTCGGTGTTCAAGATTTGGCACCAATGAGTTTGGGTTTATCTCATAGCTTATCTAGATACAAGCTGAAGTTCAGTGCTGATAAG GTGGATACGATGATCATTCAGGCCATTGGATTGCTTGATGACCTTGATAAAGAGCTGAATACATATGCAATGAGGGTTCGAGAATGGTATGGTTGGCATTTTCCTGAGCTGACTAAGATTATCGCGGATAACATCCATTATGCCAAGACAGTGAAGCTCATGGGTGACCGTACTAATGCTGCAAAGCTTGATTTTTCTGAG atATTGTCAGATGAGGTTGAGACAGAATTAAAGGAAGCTGCTATGATATCAATGGGAACTGAAATTAGTGACCTTGATTTGGTTAATATCAAAGAACTCTGTGACCAGGTTCTGTCTCTTTCTGAGTACAGAGCTCAGCTctatgaatatttaaaaaacagGATGAACATGATCGCACCAAATTTGACTGTCCTTGTTGGGGAGCTTGTTGGTGCTCGCCTCATTGCCCATGGCGGCAGTTTACTGAATCTTTCAAAGCAGCCTGGTAGCACGATTCAGATTCTTGGAGCTGAAAAGGCTCTCTTCAGAGCATTGAAAACTAAGCATGCTACTCCTAAATATGGGCTTATCTACCATGCGTCATTGGTTGGTCAGGCACCACCAAAGTTTAAGGGGAAGATTTCTCGGTCACTTGCTGCGAAAACTGCATTAGCAATTAGATATGATGCTCTTGGAGATGATCAAGATAATTCCTTGGGCCTGGAGAACCGAGCAAAG GTTGAGGCACGTTTAAGGAATCTTGAAGGTAGAGAATTGGGTCGCTTTTCTGGGTCAGCTAAAGGCAAACCTAAGATAGAAGTCTATGACAAGGATCGAAAGAAGGGAGCTGGGGGATTGATAACTGCTGCCAag ACGTATAATCCTTCTGCGGATTCTCTTCTCGGGAAAATGGCGAATACTGCTGCTGGCAATGGGGAGGAAACTGTCCCAAAGAAGAGGAAAGCAGAGGAGCCAACTCTGACTGGGGAAGGTGCAGAGGCTCCTGCTACTAgtaagaaggagaagaagaaaaaggaaaagaaagagaagaagaaagttgaTGAGGCAGAAACAGCTATGCCAATTGATGGAAATGAGCATGCAGAAGAAAAAGAGGCGGggacaaaagaaaagaagaagaagaaaaagaaacattcGGACGAGGATGCTGGGACACAGAACAGGGATGAGAATGTTGATTCCagtgagaagaagaagaagaagaagagaaaacatGCCGAACAAGAAGAATCGTCTGAATTGCCGagcaagaataaaaagaaaaagaagaaaagcaagGATTGA